The Callithrix jacchus isolate 240 chromosome X, calJac240_pri, whole genome shotgun sequence genome contains a region encoding:
- the ZNF275 gene encoding zinc finger protein 275 → MMSHSCVSLLGVPVLNPALVPHLAQGQVLLVSDPSPSTNPTKYSENTSATRHQMMGEDTQPQEMASTSSPKASDPSPEVKQHGDCDRKRGSPQNLPIEHHFACKECGDTFRLKVLLVQHQRVHSEEKGWECGDCGKVFRGVVEFNEHRKSHVAAEPRPGPSRILENATEKREQMEREAKPFECEECGKRFKKNAGLSQHLRVHSRDKPFDCEECGRSFKVNTHFFQHQKLHTSEKPFACKACSRDFLDRQELLKHQRIHTGHLPFDCDDCGKSFRGVNGLAEHQRIHSGAKPYGCPHCGKLFRRSSELTKHRRIHTGEKPYACGQCGKAFRQSSSLLEHARIHSGERPYACGDCGKAFRGPSDLIKHRRIHSGLKPYECDKCGKAFRRSSGLSRHRRIHSGARRCECNQCGRVFKRRSALQKHQPTHHE, encoded by the exons ATGATGAGTCACTCGTGTGTGTCTCTTTTGG GTGTTCCTGTTTTGAACCCTGCCTTGGTCCCTCACCTGGCACAGGGACAAGTGCTGTTGGTATCAGACCCATCGCCTAGCACAAATCCAACTAAGTACTCTG AAAACACCTCCGCTACCCGACACCAGATGATGGGGGAAGACACCCAGCCACAGGAGATGGCATCCACAAGCTCCCCAAAGGCCAGTGACCCCAGTCCTGAAGTCAAACAGCACGGAGACTGTGACAGGAAGAGAGGGAGCCCACAGAATCTGCCCATAGAACATCATTTTGCTTGTAAAGAGTGTGGGGACACCTTCCGGCTTAAAGTCCTGCTTGTCCAGCACCAGAGAGTCCACAGTGAGGAGAAGGGCTGGGAATGTGGTGATTGCGGTAAGGTCTTTAGGGGGGTGGTGGAGTTCAATGAGCACAGGAAAAGCCACGTAGCTGCGGAGCCCCGGCCCGGCCCCAGTAGGATCCTGGAGAATGCCACGGAGAAGAGGGAGCAGATGGAGAGGGAGGCCAAGCCCTTCGAGTGCGAGGAGTGCGGGAAGCGGTTTAAGAAGAACGCAGGCCTCAGTCAGCATCTGAGGGTCCACAGCAGAGACAAGCCCTTTGATTGTGAGGAGTGCGGGCGGTCCTTCAAAGTCAACACCCACTTCTTCCAACATCAGAAACTTCACACTTCGGAAAAGCCTTTTGCCTGCAAGGCGTGCAGCAGGGATTTCCTAGATCGCCAGGAGCTTCTCAAGCACCAGCGCATACACACCGGCCACCTGCCCTTCGACTGCGACGACTGCGGAAAGTCCTTCCGAGGGGTCAACGGGCTGGCCGAGCACCAGCGCATCCACAGTGGGGCCAAGCCGTATGGGTGTCCCCACTGCGGGAAGCTCTTCCGAAGGAGCTCGGAGCTCACCAAGCACCGGCGGATCCACACGGGCGAGAAGCCCTATGCCTGCGGCCAGTGCGGCAAGGCCTTCCGCCAGAGCTCCAGCCTTCTGGAGCACGCGCGCATCCACAGCGGCGAGCGGCCCTATGCGTGCGGTGACTGTGGCAAGGCCTTCCGCGGGCCCTCCGACCTCATCAAGCACCGGCGCATACACAGCGGACTGAAACCCTATGAGTGCGACAAGTGCGGCAAGGCCTTCCGCAGGAGCTCTGGCCTCAGTCGCCACCGGCGGATCCACAGCGGTGCACGACGCTGCGAATGCAATCAGTGTGGCCGTGTCTTCAAGAGGCGCTCGGCGCTGCAGAAGCATCAGCCGACCCACCACGAGTAG
- the PNMA6F gene encoding paraneoplastic antigen Ma6F produces MARAMIQDWCRWMGVNAERSLLILGIPDDCEEHEFQEAVRAALSPLGRYRVLTKVFRRGLGARAALVEFADSLNRSLIPRQIPGKGGPWNVISLSQAPDAEFQDMASFPAQPQGQAVARGAGEAGGAGEAGDEDEAGGEDEAGGEDEAGGEGEAGGEDEAGSAGEAGGAGEAGGAGEAGSEDEAGSEDEAGSEDEAGGEDEAGGAVEVGGAGEAGGAGEVETWTQSWNRALWPLLKTVGHQELRHFSGMVQPGCMEDSFESWLEHVNDMLQLWCDASESERRRRVLSSLRGAALEIVNGLLEEEPSFSTLDCLAALGHAFRNRDTWVTTRLKFLTCTQGPQEELFAFVVRLEGLLQKAMEKGAFHPAMANHFRLRQVLSRARPSEALQDTLKQMQLDRRPPGFLRLLRLIREMEVWVASPAKSQQGAAWPEAPVESEHPAAAQMAPARGDVAQASPAQGDASDADPSREDAADAPSASKEAARGTPATGEDENAPACLKVLGQAGPIDVPGGLPDQMGNAVDMAPGGPSWEPEGVVQVGGQEAEEPPQEGLKPILEESENEDEDGAGEAGQPKSSPGK; encoded by the coding sequence ATGGCTCGGGCAATGATTCAGGACTGGTGCAGGTGGATGGGTGTGAACGCAGAGCGCTCCCTGCTCATCCTGGGTATCCCTGACGACTGCGAGGAACATGAGTTCCAGGAGGCAGTGCGGGCTGCCCTGTCACCCCTGGGCAGGTACCGAGTGCTCACCAAGGTCTTCAGAAGGGGGCTTGGGGCCAGGGCAGCCTTGGTGGAGTTCGCTGACAGTTTAAACCGAAGCTTGATTCCCCGTCAAATACCAGGCAAAGGGGGACCGTGGAACGTGATCTCCCTGTCCCAGGCTCCTGATGCTGAGTTTCAGGATATGGCCAGTTTCCCTGCACAGCCGCAGGGGCAAGCAGTGGCCAGAGGTGCAGGTGAGGCAGGAGGTGCAGGTGAGGCAGGAGatgaagatgaggcaggaggtgaagatgaggcaggaggagaagatgaggcaggaggtgAAGGTGAGGCAGGTGGTGAAGATGAGGCAGGAAGCGCAGGTGAGGCAGGAGGCGCAGGTGAGGCAGGAGGCGCAGGTGAGGCAGGAAGTGAAGATGAGGCAGGAAGTGAAGATGAGGCAGGAAgtgaagatgaggcaggaggtgaagatgaggcaggaggtgcagttgaggtaggaggtgcaggtGAGGCAGGAGGCGCAGGTGAGGTAGAGACCTGGACCCAGTCATGGAACAGGGCCCTGTGGCCTCTGCTGAAAACTGTGGGCCACCAGGAACTGAGACACTTTTCTGGGATGGTGCAGCCAGGCTGCATGGAAGACTCCTTTGAGAGCTGGCTGGAGCATGTCAACGACATGCTGCAGCTGTGGTGCGATGCATCAGAAAGCGAGAGGAGGAGGCGGGTGCTGAGCAGCTTGCGCGGTGCCGCCCTGGAGATCGTGAACGGCCTCCTGGAGGAAGAGCCCAGCTTCTCCACGCTGGACTGCCTGGCGGCGCTGGGGCACGCATTTAGGAATCGGGACACATGGGTGACTACACGGCTGAAGTTCCTGACCTGCACGCAGGGGCCCCAGGAGGAGCTGTTTGCCTTCGTGGTGCGCCTGGAAGGCCTGCTGCAGAAGGCCATGGAGAAGGGGGCCTTTCACCCAGCCATGGCCAACCACTTCAGACTGCGGCAGGTGCTGTCTCGGGCCCGCCCCAGCGAGGCTCTCCAGGATACCCTGAAGCAGATGCAGCTGGATAGGAGGCCGCCTGGCTTCCTACGGCTGCTTCGGCTCATCCGGGAGATGGAGGTGTGGGTGGCCTCCCCAGCAAAGAGCCAGCAGGGTGCAGCCTGGCCAGAGGCCCCAGTGGAGAGTGAACACCCAGCTGCTGCCCAGATGGCCCCTGCCCGAGGAGATGTCgcccaggcctccccagcccagggGGATGCCAGCGACGCTGATCCCAGCAGAGAAGATGCTGCTGACGCCCCTTCTGCCAGCAAAGAGGCCGCCAGGGGCACCCCTGCCACTGGGGAAGATGAAAATGCCCCTGCCTGCCTCAAAGTCCTAGGTCAGGCAGGGCCCATCGATGTCCCTGGGGGCCTCCCAGACCAGATGGGCAATGCAGTTGATATGGCCCCAGGAGGTCCCAGCTGGGAGCCAGAGGGCGTTGTCCAGGTGGGaggacaggaggctgaggaaccTCCCCAGGAGGGGCTCAAGCCCATCTTGGAGGAGTCTGAAAACGAGGATGaggatggggctggggaggcGGGCCAGCCTAAGTCCTCCCCGGGCAAATAG